The DNA sequence GGCAGGCAAGGGGATCTCTTGGGACTTTATCTGGGACCCAAGGCTAGAAAAGAGCTTAAAGATCCTCCATTGATGTTACTGCTAGGAAGACTTAAGTCTCTCCAAGAAACCAACCCATCCAGGTCATCCAGAAAGTTTGGAGGGTCCACATATCTGTAACACTGGTTCCAAATCTGGGGTTCCCAACCTTTCAGACTTGCTGAATCATCATCAAATGTCATATGGAAGATGTAGGAGAGGCCTTAGAACCCCTTGATTCTGAGCCCACTGCTGAACAGATAAAGGGGTAACTAAAACCCAGAGAGGGAAAATCCCCCAGGGATctagggggtgaggggagaggcaGCTATCAGAATGACTGCTCATCAGCAAGAAGTTAATTCTTGAGAGTGGAGGTTCAGTGCTAGTCTGGCTTAGGGAACTTCTTGTCAAAAACTGTTCACACGGGATACATCTTATGTTCAAGAATGGAAGGCAGAAGTCAAGAAAGCAGAAAcagcttgtccagggtcacacagagaacCCATGCCCATCCTCAGTGTCCACAATAGCCTTACCTCGCCCACGTACTCCATCACAAAGCTGTGGCTGCGAATCTTCTGGAGGGTGCGGACACCCCAGCCTCGCCCATTATCCGTGCGGAAGATGCACAGGTTGTAAGAGATGCCCCTCTGCACCACACGGTTGGGGCAGTCACTGCTACAGCGGCAGCGGGAATTACACTCATAGATGGGCTGGCCAGCTTTCACCCGCACCTGACCTTGGTTATTATAGGCAAACTTGGTCATGGATACACCTGGACAGCAGCCTTTAGCTGGTGCGCCCAGACAGTCCCTACATTCACAGCCGACAGCCATCTGGTTCAGGGTGATGCCTTTGCCCAGCTTGTAATCGTTGATGTATGTGAAGTTCCAAGGGGGTTCATCTAAGTCCACTTCATTTTCCACTGAGATGCTACCTTTATGAGTCCGTTTGGCATTCAGCTCCCTCTCCCAACGCTGCAGGGCCTTGCGCTGCTGGGCTTTCTGCACCAGGAAATCTACCAGGGCTGCATCCAGGCGTCTACGGGCCCTGGGCCGCCTCCCACTCCGGCGAAATAACTCATTCTCCAGGTCTCGGTGGAACTGCTTCAAGGTCATAGCACACCTCAAGTTGTGCCGTGGCTCCCATGTGTTCTCAGAATGTGGGTAACCTCTCCACTTGACAAGGTAGTACTCTTTCTCCTGGAGGGTGAGCCAGAGAACAGCATGTGGGAGAGGCCCTCCAGACATTCAGTCAGCTCCCCCTCCCATCCAGGTCCCTCTAAGGCCTAGAGTGAGCTAGGAAGGAACAAGACACCTGACCCTTTGACCATGCTGCCCCTGCCCTGGGGGACTTACCTTGACTTTCTTATAGTTGCACAGGTAGTCCACCTCAAAGATACACAGATTGTTTCGAGAGATACCAAGTTCAGGGCACGTGGTCTTGGCCAGGCGGCACAAGTCCTGTAGTTGTCTCCATGAAGACTTGCCACACACACTGCAGTCTGTAAGGTCCAAGAGAAGCTGTGAGGGGGTGCTCTGGGCCAAGGCTAATCCCTCCTCAGAACAAGAAACAACTGAAGGAAGAACAAGGGAAGAGGAG is a window from the Notamacropus eugenii isolate mMacEug1 chromosome X, mMacEug1.pri_v2, whole genome shotgun sequence genome containing:
- the SUV39H1 gene encoding histone-lysine N-methyltransferase SUV39H1 isoform X2 — encoded protein: MGRPASPPRAGARARGRERAAGPPPGRGGDAQAGNSSADQARDCSVCGKSSWRQLQDLCRLAKTTCPELGISRNNLCIFEVDYLCNYKKVKEKEYYLVKWRGYPHSENTWEPRHNLRCAMTLKQFHRDLENELFRRSGRRPRARRRLDAALVDFLVQKAQQRKALQRWERELNAKRTHKGSISVENEVDLDEPPWNFTYINDYKLGKGITLNQMAVGCECRDCLGAPAKGCCPGVSMTKFAYNNQGQVRVKAGQPIYECNSRCRCSSDCPNRVVQRGISYNLCIFRTDNGRGWGVRTLQKIRSHSFVMEYVGEIITSEEAERRGEIYDQKGTTYLFDLDYVEDIYTVDAGNYGNVSHFVNHSCSPNLQVYNVFIDNLDERLPRIAFFATRTIWAGEELTFDYNMQVDPLDAESTHMDSNFGLAGLTGCPKKRVRIKCKCGTESCRKYLF
- the SUV39H1 gene encoding histone-lysine N-methyltransferase SUV39H1 isoform X1 translates to MRTRQSRGPPLGPPPRRPHLRPRPRARLDSSRVLFSRGSRLRSPMSLALRAGTLAENLKDCSVCGKSSWRQLQDLCRLAKTTCPELGISRNNLCIFEVDYLCNYKKVKEKEYYLVKWRGYPHSENTWEPRHNLRCAMTLKQFHRDLENELFRRSGRRPRARRRLDAALVDFLVQKAQQRKALQRWERELNAKRTHKGSISVENEVDLDEPPWNFTYINDYKLGKGITLNQMAVGCECRDCLGAPAKGCCPGVSMTKFAYNNQGQVRVKAGQPIYECNSRCRCSSDCPNRVVQRGISYNLCIFRTDNGRGWGVRTLQKIRSHSFVMEYVGEIITSEEAERRGEIYDQKGTTYLFDLDYVEDIYTVDAGNYGNVSHFVNHSCSPNLQVYNVFIDNLDERLPRIAFFATRTIWAGEELTFDYNMQVDPLDAESTHMDSNFGLAGLTGCPKKRVRIKCKCGTESCRKYLF
- the SUV39H1 gene encoding histone-lysine N-methyltransferase SUV39H1 isoform X4, encoding MGRPASPPRAGARARGRERAAGPPPGRGGDAQAGNSSADQARDCSVCGKSSWRQLQDLCRLAKTTCPELGISRNNLCIFEVDYLCNYKKVKEKEYYLVKWRGYPHSENTWEPRHNLRCAMTLKQFHRDLENELFRRSGRRPRARRRLDAALVDFLVQKAQQRKALQRWERELNAKRTHKGSISVENEVDLDEPPWNFTYINDYKLGKGITLNQMAVGCECRDCLGAPAKGCCPGVSMTKFAYNNQGQVRVKAGQPIYECNSRCRCSSDCPNRVVQRGISYNLCIFRTDNGRGWGVRTLQKIRSHSFVMEYVGEIITSEEAERRGEIYDQKGTTYLFDLDYVEDIYTVDAGNYGNVSHFVNHSCSPNLQVYNVFIDNLDERLPRIAFFATRTIWAGEELTFDYNMQGCPKKRVRIKCKCGTESCRKYLF
- the SUV39H1 gene encoding histone-lysine N-methyltransferase SUV39H1 isoform X5: MRLSRKCLTGIGRFDCSVCGKSSWRQLQDLCRLAKTTCPELGISRNNLCIFEVDYLCNYKKVKEKEYYLVKWRGYPHSENTWEPRHNLRCAMTLKQFHRDLENELFRRSGRRPRARRRLDAALVDFLVQKAQQRKALQRWERELNAKRTHKGSISVENEVDLDEPPWNFTYINDYKLGKGITLNQMAVGCECRDCLGAPAKGCCPGVSMTKFAYNNQGQVRVKAGQPIYECNSRCRCSSDCPNRVVQRGISYNLCIFRTDNGRGWGVRTLQKIRSHSFVMEYVGEIITSEEAERRGEIYDQKGTTYLFDLDYVEDIYTVDAGNYGNVSHFVNHSCSPNLQVYNVFIDNLDERLPRIAFFATRTIWAGEELTFDYNMQVDPLDAESTHMDSNFGLAGLTGCPKKRVRIKCKCGTESCRKYLF
- the SUV39H1 gene encoding histone-lysine N-methyltransferase SUV39H1 isoform X3; translated protein: MRTRQSRGPPLGPPPRRPHLRPRPRARLDSSRVLFSRGSRLRSPMSLALRAGTLAENLKDCSVCGKSSWRQLQDLCRLAKTTCPELGISRNNLCIFEVDYLCNYKKVKEKEYYLVKWRGYPHSENTWEPRHNLRCAMTLKQFHRDLENELFRRSGRRPRARRRLDAALVDFLVQKAQQRKALQRWERELNAKRTHKGSISVENEVDLDEPPWNFTYINDYKLGKGITLNQMAVGCECRDCLGAPAKGCCPGVSMTKFAYNNQGQVRVKAGQPIYECNSRCRCSSDCPNRVVQRGISYNLCIFRTDNGRGWGVRTLQKIRSHSFVMEYVGEIITSEEAERRGEIYDQKGTTYLFDLDYVEDIYTVDAGNYGNVSHFVNHSCSPNLQVYNVFIDNLDERLPRIAFFATRTIWAGEELTFDYNMQGCPKKRVRIKCKCGTESCRKYLF